A stretch of Candidatus Vicinibacter affinis DNA encodes these proteins:
- a CDS encoding esterase: MLHIDHPVQLTRYCNFPSTFVSSRNIEIWLPPSYNSSVEKKFPVLYWQDGQNLFDPAVSYNHSPLEMHKSIEDLVSAQMIQDFIVVGIWNNENRFLEYMPDLFYNALKVNKRNALTKEYGGKPLGDKYLQFLTQELKPYIDSNYRTLPDKLNCYIGGASMGGLISFYGLMEYPHFFGGAICMSTHWPISVRRNDRDIPEGYFHVIEESRDKLKGAKLYFDHGTENLDAWYSPYQLKVDEILFSVFQGSAQYLSLKFEGKSHSEKDWRDRLEIPLEFMLSTKRM; encoded by the coding sequence ATGTTGCATATTGACCATCCTGTGCAGTTGACACGCTATTGTAACTTCCCCAGTACTTTTGTTTCAAGCAGAAATATTGAAATTTGGTTGCCCCCATCGTACAATTCCTCTGTTGAAAAAAAATTTCCCGTATTGTATTGGCAGGATGGCCAAAATTTATTTGATCCGGCAGTTTCATACAATCATTCTCCATTAGAGATGCATAAATCTATAGAGGATCTTGTTTCTGCCCAGATGATTCAGGATTTTATCGTTGTTGGAATTTGGAATAATGAAAATAGGTTTTTGGAATATATGCCCGACCTTTTTTACAATGCCCTTAAAGTAAATAAACGTAATGCACTAACTAAAGAATATGGAGGAAAACCCTTAGGGGATAAATATCTTCAATTCTTGACTCAGGAATTAAAACCATATATCGACAGTAATTATAGAACATTGCCCGATAAATTGAACTGTTACATCGGGGGAGCTAGCATGGGAGGTTTGATTTCATTTTATGGCCTGATGGAGTATCCTCATTTTTTTGGAGGGGCTATTTGCATGTCTACGCACTGGCCCATCAGTGTTCGGAGAAATGATCGGGACATTCCGGAAGGTTATTTCCATGTAATCGAAGAATCAAGAGACAAGTTGAAAGGGGCAAAACTGTATTTTGATCATGGTACAGAAAATTTGGATGCATGGTATAGTCCTTATCAATTGAAGGTGGATGAAATTCTGTTTTCTGTATTTCAAGGTTCCGCCCAATATCTATCTCTGAAGTTTGAAGGTAAATCTCACAGCGAAAAAGATTGGAGAGATAGATTAGAAATACCCCTGGAATTCATGTTGTCCACTAAAAGGATGTAA